Below is a window of Chloroflexota bacterium DNA.
GCCGACAACGAGCAGCGTGGGCGGCGCCTCGTCGACGGCCAGCGCGGCGGTCGAGTCCATGACGAGCGGCGAATCGCTGCGAAGACTCTCGGGCGCCGCGGGCGACGATCCGGTGGCAACGATCGCCGCGTCGAACTCGATCACCTGCGGCTGTTCGCCCGCAACCTCGAGCGAACGTGCGTCGCGGAATCGGGCGCGCCCTTGCACGTGCCTCACCCGTCGGGCTCGCGTGAGGCTGGCGAGGCCGCGCGTCTGCTTGACCACCACCTCATCCTTCCACGCGCGCAGGCGGTCCAGGTCCACACGCGGCGCGTCGAATTTCAGCCCCATGGCATCCGCATCGCTGGCCGCCCGCATTACCTCCGCCGCGTGCAGCAGGGCCTTGGAAGGTATGCAGCCGCGATAGAGGCACACACCGCCGGGAAGCGCTTCCGGGTCGATCAGCGTCACGGCGAATCCCAGCTTGGCCGCGCGGAATGCCGCGGGATAGCCTCCGGGTCCGGCGCCGATCACCACGACGTGCCGACGGCCGTCGGAGCCCGTCACGGCGCCCGAGAGTGTGTCAACACGTGGGCGTCGTCCGCAACTAGTGATCCGCTCCCGTTCATGGTTCGACAAGCTCTGGGCGAACGGGCTGTAGATTCCGTACTGTCACTGTGATCACGCGCCTAGGACTCCATCGCCAGCGTCGTCGGCCGCTGGAGTGCATCGACAATCCAAGACAGGAAGCGCGCCCCGTCCGCGCCGTCGAGCGCCCGGTGATCGAACGACAGCGAGAGCGGCAGCATGAGCCGCGTTTGCATGGCGTCATTCTGGAGCGTCGGGCGTGGAACGGCGCGGCCGACGCCCAGAATGCCCACCTCGGGCGGGTTCACAATCGGGGTGAAGAATCCGGTTCCCAGCCCACCGAGGTTGCTGATGGTGAACGTCGCGCCCTGCATCTCGTCAGGCGTCAGCTTGCCGGCGCGGGCCCGCTCGGCAATGTCGGTCAGCTCGGCCGCGATCTCGATCACGCCTTTCGTATCCACGTCGCGGACCACCGGAACCAGCAGTCCGCGCTCGGTATCGGCTGCCACGCCCAAGTGGTAGTAGCCCTTCCGCACGATCTCGCCGGCGGCAAGGTCCAGGCTGGCATTGACTTCGGGGTGCGCCTTCAGCGCCGCCGCAACCACCGGCAGGATGAAGGCCGTGATCGTGAGCTTGGCGCCCTGGGCGGCCGCACGCTCCTTGTTTTCGGCGCGCAGCGCCTCGACATCGGTCACGTCGGCCTCTTGGAACAGCGTGACGTGCGGAATCGTGGTCCACGACCCAGTCAGATTGTCGGCAAGCGTCCGCCGCAGACGGCTCAGTCGCACGCGCTCGATGGGTCCCCATTGGGCAAAGTCGGGCAGCGGCATCACGATGTCCGGCGCGGGCGCCGACGGGCGGCGACGCGCATGCGCCTTGACGTCATCCATGGAGATCCGTCCGCCAGGACCTGAGCCCTCGACCTGGCGCACGTCCACGCCGATTTCCCGCGCGAAGATGCGCACCGACGGCGCGGCAGCCACCGGTCGGCCGTCGGCATCGGATTCCGCGTCTGTAAAGGGCCGTGCAACGTGGACGTCCGGGCCGACGCCTGCCGTCGTCGAATCAACGCTCGCGCGGCGCGGCGCAGCCTCGGCGCCGTCCGGCGCGCCGTCGGCGCTTGGCCCGGGCGCCTCGTCGACCTGAGGCTGAGCCTCGGAGCCAGCCGCGGCCGGCGGCGTCTCCGCGCCGTCAGATTCCAGCGTGAGAACCGGCTGGCCCACCGCAATCGTGTCGCCCGACTTCACGTGGATGCCGGTTATGGTGCCGGCGGCGTCCGTGGGCACCTCCAGCGTCGCCTTCTCGCTCTCGATCTCGATCACCGAGTCGCCGGCGTCCACGGCCTGGCCCACGCTCACCAGCACGCTCAGCACATCGGCTTCTTCGATTCCCTCGCCGAGGTCCGGCAAGCGCAGATCGACGCTCATGGCAGGCGCCGCACCTCGCCTGCACCCAGGTCTGTCGCTCGCATCAGCTCAGCCGCGGGTTGGGTTTCTCGGCGTCGATGTTCAGGTCCTCGATCGCCTCGGACACCAGCTCAGCGTCAATCCGACTCTCCTGCGCCAGCGCGTGCAGCGTCGCCAGGGTCACGAAGCGTGCATCGACCTCGAAGAAATCGCGCAAGGCCGCGCGCGTATCGCTGCGTCCGAAGCCGTCGGTGCCCAGCGCCACCAGCCGCCCCGGAACCCACTTCGCAATCAGGTCCGGCAGGGTCTTCATGTAGTCGGTGGCGGCCACGACCACCTCCGGCGCATCCGCCAGGCAGGTCGCCACATATGACGTGCGCGGCGTCCGGTCGGGATGCAGCATGTTCCATCGGTCCGCGTCCAGCGCCTCGCGGCGCAGCTGCGTATAGCTCGTCACCGACCACACGTCCGCCGCCACGCCATAGCGTGCCGCCAACATCTCTTGCGCCTCGAGGACCTCGTTGAGGATCGCGCCGCTTCCCAGCAAGGTGGCGCGCGGTTGGCCGGGTGCCGCATCGGCGGCGCGCAGGCGGTACATGCCCTTGAGAATGCCTTCCCGCACGCCCGCATCCGTCGGCAGACTCGGGTGCGGATAGGCCTCGTTGCCGAGGGTGAGGTAGTAGAACACGTCCTCATCCTGCTCGTGCATGCGGCGGATGCCCTCGCGGATGATGACCGAGATTTCATAGGCAAACGCGGGATCGTAGGCCAGACACGTCGGCACAACGGAAAACAACAGATGGCTGTGGCCGTCCTGGTGCTGTAAGCCCTCACCCGCCAGCGTCGTCCGGCCGGCGGTGGCGCCCAACAAGAATCCGCGCGTCCTCGCGTCGGCCGCGGCCCACACAAGATCGCCGACGCGCTGAAAGCCGAACATCGAGTAGTAGATGAAGAACGGCAACGTAGCGACGCCGTAGGTCGCGTGGGAGGTCCCGGCGGCGATGAACGAACTCATCGCCCCAGCCTCGGCGATTCCCTCCTCCAGGATTTGGCCGTCGGTGGCCTCCTTGTAGTAGAGGAGCGACGCCGAATCGACCGGCTCGTAGAGCTGCCCCACGGCCGAGTAGATGCCGACCTGGCGGAAGAGCGCCTCCATGCCGAAGGTGCGGGCTTCGTCGGGCACGATGGGAACGACGCGGGGACCCAGCGCCGGATCGCGCAGCAGCTTGGACAGCATGCGCACGAACGCCATGGTCGTGGTGGCGGGCCGCTCGCTCCCGGCCTCGAACTCGGCAAACACATCGGCCGGAGGCGTTGAGATCTGGCTCTTCTCCGCGCTGCGCATGGGCATGAATCCGCCGAGCTCTTCGCGCCGAACCGTGAGATAGCGGACTTCGCGACTCTCGGGCCCCGGGCGGTAGAGCGGGGCGCGACCGACGTCCTCATCGGAAATTGGAATCTTGAATCGATCGCGGAACGTCAGCAGCTCATCCTCGTTCAGCTGCTTCTGCTGATGCGTCACGTTGCGGCCTTCGCCGGCCTCGCCGAGCCCGTAGCCTTTGATCGTGCGCGCCAGCACGACCGTCGGGGCGCCCTGGTGTCGCACGGCGGCGTTGAAGGCCGCGTAGACCTTGCGCGCGTCATGCCCCCCGAGGTTCATGCGCACCAGCTCGTCGTCGCTGCGGTCGGCGACCATCGCCAGCAGCCGTTCGTCCACCCCGTAGAAGTTTTCGCGGATGTAGGCCCCGCCGGCCACGCTGTACTTCTGAAATTCACCGTCGACGATCTGGCCCGCACGGCGCGTGAGCAATCCGTCGTGGTCGTTGGCGAACAGCTCGTCCCAATCGCGGCCCCAGAGGACCTTGATCACGTTCCACCCGGCGCCGCGAAACAGCCCTTCCAATTCCTGCACGATGTTTCCGTTGCCGCGGACCGGGCCGTCCAGTCGCTGCAGGTTGCAGTTGACCACCCAGGTGAGGTTGTCCAGGTACTCGCGCCCAGCGAGGGAAATCGCCGCGATGGTCTCCGGCGCGTCGGCTTCGCCGTCGCCCACGAACGCCCACACCCGCTGGTCGGAGGGCTGCTTCAGCCCCCGATCCTCCAGGTAGCGCATGAACCGCGCCTGGTAGATCGACATCAGCGGACCCAAGCCCATGGACACGGTGGGGAACTGCCAGAAATCGGGCATCAGCCAGGGATGCGGGTATGACGAGACGCCGCCGCTGGGCATGAGCTCACGCCGAAAGTCGTGAAGCTGCTCGGCGGTCAGGCGACCTTCGAGATACGCCCGTGCATAGATGCCGGGCGCCGCGTGGCCCTGGAAATAGATGATGTCCGGCCCCTCGGGGTGATCCGGCCCGCGAAAGAAGTGGTTGAAGCCGACCTCATAGAGCGTGGCCGCCGACGCGTAGGTGGAAATATGCCCGCCGATACCGTCCGCCTCGCGGTTGGCGGCCACGACCATGGCCATCGCATTCCAGCGAATGATGCTGCGGATCTGCCACTCGAGCGCCTCGTCGCCGGGATAGGCCGGCTCGCGCTCCGGCGGAATGGAGTTCGCATAGGGCGTGCGCGCGGTGACCGGCAGCACGCCGCCGGCCCGCTGCGCGTGAATCTGCAGCTCCCGCAGCAACTCACGCACGCGCTCGTTGCCGGAAAGCCGCCGCACGTCATGCAGCGCGTCCAGCCAGTCTCGCGTTTCGACCGCGTCGGCCCCCTGACCGCCGTTCAAGGCGCCGTCGCGGTGGGTGTCTAGCTGTGCCATGGGCTCCGCCTAGAGACTACGCAAGGGTAGTACGCCCGGCGCTGGGCGCTTCAGTGGCCGCCGGACGGCCGGGATTGGCCAGGCGTCGCCTGTGGTCGTTGCGCTCTGACGGGGCGCCACCGGCGGGACGAGCGTGCCGCGCCGGTTCTCGCCCTTCATCCCAGGCGCGCGCGGTTCATGGACGCGGCGAGGGCTTGGCGACCGGCGTGGTACGAGCTGCGCACCAGCGGGCCGGATTCCACGTGGACGAACCCCAGCGCTCGGGCTTCTTCGGCGATATCCACGAACTCGTCGGGGTGATAGAAGCGCTCCACCGGCAGGTGCTTGCGCGTCGGCTGGAGGTATTGCCCCACGGTGAGCAGCTCGCAGCGGTTCGCCACCAGGTCGGCAAGCGTCGCGCGCAGCTCGTCGCGCGTTTCGCCAAGCCCGACCATCACCCCCGACTTGGTCGCCACGTCCGGCGCCAGGTCGGCCGCTCGGCGAATCAACTCCAGCGTGCGCTCGTAGCGCGCCTTGGGTCGCACGCGGCCATAGAGGCGCGGCACCGTCTCGGTGTTGTGGTTGAGCACCACCGGCCGCGCCTCCATCACCGTCGCCAGCGCGTCCCAGTCGCCCATGAAGTCGGGAATGAGCACCTCAACCTGGCACGAGGGACGCACCCGGCGCACGGCGCGAATGCAGTCGGCGAAGACGCTCGCTCCGCCGTCGGGCACGTCGTCGCGGTTGACCGACGTGATCACGCAATAGTCGAGTCCCATGCGCTCCACGGCCGCCGCCAGGCGCAGCGGCTCCAGCGGATCGAGCGCACCGGGGCGGCCCGACGTGACGGCGCAAAAGCCGCAGGCGCGCGTGCAGGTGTCGCCCAGGATCATGAAAGTAGCGTGGCCGTCGTTCCAGCACTCGCCGATGTTGGGGCAGCGGGCCTCCTCGCAGACGGTGTGCAGCGACTGCGTGCGCATCAGCCGCTTGAGGCCCGTGAAGCGGTCGCCGGTCGGCGCGCGCACCTTGAGCCACGCGGGCTTGGGGTACCGGGGCCGGACCTTAGTGGCCATTGGCGAGGGCCATCTCTGAGTCGGCATCCCGCACGACGACGTCAAATGTTTGGGCGAAGGCGGTGATGAACGCCTCCTTGGCGGCTTCGTGGTCCGGCGCTGCCCCACAGTAGCGCTCCACGGACGTTATGCCGGCGTCATGGATGCCGCAGGGCACGATGGCCTCGAAGGCCGACAGGTCGGGCGCAAGGTTGAGCGATATGCCGTGCATGCTCACGCCGCCGCGGACGTGGACGCCCAGCGCGGCGATCTTGTCGTTACCCACCCACACGCCGGGCAGCTTCTTTCGAGGTGCGGCGGGCACGCCGAGGGCAGCCAGGGTGGTCACCAGCGTTTGCTCCAGGCCGCGAACGAAACTGATGGGGTAGATGCCGCGGCGGCGCAGGTCCAGGATCGGATAGGCCACCAGCTGTCCCGGTCCGTGGTAGGTCACGTCGCCGCCGCGTTCCACGTCCACGACCTCGATCCCCTGCGCCGCCAGCCGCTCCGGCGACGCCAAAAGGTTCGCCGGGTCGCTGCGGCGGCCGCAGGTGTACACCGGCGGATGCTCCAGCAGCGCCAGGGCCTCGGCCGCCGTGCCCGCGCGAACATCGTCGGCGCGCGTCTGCTGCCACGCCCACGCATCGCGATAGGCCACCCGGCCCGCCCGGTGCACATCGACGGAGGCAGTCACCATGGCCCGAGCGTACCCATCAGGGCTGACCGATCCAAGCTGCGCCGAGGTCTCGGACTTCGGCTCGGGAACCGGGCGGGCGCTAGATCCCCGCCAGCTGCGCGAATTGCAGCTCGGTCGGCTCGGCGCAGCAGAACCAGGCTTCGGTGAGCCGCGGTCGCGCCGCCGCGCGCTCGGCGTCGATGGGAATCCCATGCGCTCGACCCTCGGCGGCCGCTCCGGCGGCATCGAGCGCAAGCGCCCGCACCGCGGCGTAGGACGACGCAATCTCCGTGTCCGCATCGGCAAGGGCCGCCACCAGCGCCCCAATCTCCGCTTGCAGCGCGTCGACCGCCGGATCGGCCGCCCGCCACGCATAGCTCAGTTGCGCCTCGTCGTACGGCCCCAGGTAGCGTTGCATGTCGGGCAGATCGAGCAGCAGCGACCCCTTTGGCAGCAGCAGCCGAATGCTGTACTGCACCGGATCGACGTTGCCCACCAGGTCGTGCCGCGCGACGAAATCGAGAATGTCCAGCACGTCGGCGAACGACGTCCACGGCGTGAATGGCAGCCAGGAGGGCCGCGTCTCGATGCCGTGGCGTCGTAGCAGGGCGATCGCCTGCCCGGCCTCGGCGGCCACGTGGCCTTTGTCCAGGCGCCCCAGGATCGTGTCGTTGAGCGACTCGAACGCCGAGATGACGAACAGGCATCCGGCGTCGGCGAACTCCGGCCACACGTGGGCGTGCTCCAGGATATGCTCGACCTTGGTGGTGCAGTCGAACGTGAGGTCCGGGAACCGCTGGTGCATGGCCCGCACCACCTTGCGCGAGTGGCGCCAGCCGTTGAGGAAGTCTGGATCGCCGAAGGTGATGTGCCGAGCGCCCGCATCGACCAGCCGCCCAATGTCGTCCAGCACCGTGTCGGCGCCGACGATGCGAATGCGACCGTCGTAGACCACCGGCACCGGACAATGGCGGCACTTGTGCACGCAGCCGTGGCTCGCCTCGACATAGCCCGCCAGACGCTCTTCGCCGTCGACGGCAAGGCGCGCGTAGCGGTCGATCGGCGGGAGCAGCTCGCGCGCCGGGGCGTGAAAGCCGTGCTTGGTGAGCTGGATGATGTCGGTCGAAAGAGTTGCCTGCCCATTCGCGCTCGATAGCGCGTCCACCCAGGCCACCAGCTCCGGCTCGTACTCGCCGGCGAGCGCCCGGTCCATCGGATGGCTTGGGTCCAGCGCCGGCGCCATTTCGCCGTAGAGGCCATAGAAACAAACTGGAACGTCAGGGTGCGTCCGGCGCGCCGCCTGCGCGGCGCTCACCGCGATGCGCATGGCCGTGTGCATCGGAACCGAGAACGCCAGCGCGTCGACGGCGTCGAGGGCGTCTGGGTCCCACATCTCGACGGCCAAGTCCAGCGCGCGCACCTCGTGTCCCGCCGCCTGCAGCGCCGCGGCCGGCGAGGCCGCATGCACCGGCTGGTGCCCCAGCTCGTAGGTCGAGACGATCAAGACCCGCATCAACATCCCGCCTCGGGACTCTCCGTTCCGGGCCGCCGCCGGGGCGCCCGGTTTGGATCGATCTCAACCTCAAGCTTCGCATGCGCGCGCCGCAGCGCCGACTCGACCGCCGCCGGCGTCTCACCCCGCGCAAACATGAATCCAAGATAGCGGTCGCCCTCGGGCAGCGGTTCGACCCAGCCGCCCGGCGCGATCGTGATTTCCAATCCCACGATGCCGGAAACGTCCAGCGCCGCCTCGCGTCCGCCCACCTCGACCAACACGCCGGCGCGGGAAATGGGCAGCATCATCACGCCCGACGCGGCATGCGCGGCGGTGGTGTCTCGCAATGGCAGATCAAGCGCATGCCGCAGGATGAGCGACTCCAGCGACACCCCCAGCCCGAATCGCAGCGATCGCGCGCAGAGGCCGCCGATAGACCGCGCAGCAACCTCGATCACCGCCACCGCGTCGCCGTCCACACGT
It encodes the following:
- a CDS encoding dihydrolipoamide acetyltransferase family protein; protein product: MSVDLRLPDLGEGIEEADVLSVLVSVGQAVDAGDSVIEIESEKATLEVPTDAAGTITGIHVKSGDTIAVGQPVLTLESDGAETPPAAAGSEAQPQVDEAPGPSADGAPDGAEAAPRRASVDSTTAGVGPDVHVARPFTDAESDADGRPVAAAPSVRIFAREIGVDVRQVEGSGPGGRISMDDVKAHARRRPSAPAPDIVMPLPDFAQWGPIERVRLSRLRRTLADNLTGSWTTIPHVTLFQEADVTDVEALRAENKERAAAQGAKLTITAFILPVVAAALKAHPEVNASLDLAAGEIVRKGYYHLGVAADTERGLLVPVVRDVDTKGVIEIAAELTDIAERARAGKLTPDEMQGATFTISNLGGLGTGFFTPIVNPPEVGILGVGRAVPRPTLQNDAMQTRLMLPLSLSFDHRALDGADGARFLSWIVDALQRPTTLAMES
- the aceE gene encoding pyruvate dehydrogenase (acetyl-transferring), homodimeric type; amino-acid sequence: MAQLDTHRDGALNGGQGADAVETRDWLDALHDVRRLSGNERVRELLRELQIHAQRAGGVLPVTARTPYANSIPPEREPAYPGDEALEWQIRSIIRWNAMAMVVAANREADGIGGHISTYASAATLYEVGFNHFFRGPDHPEGPDIIYFQGHAAPGIYARAYLEGRLTAEQLHDFRRELMPSGGVSSYPHPWLMPDFWQFPTVSMGLGPLMSIYQARFMRYLEDRGLKQPSDQRVWAFVGDGEADAPETIAAISLAGREYLDNLTWVVNCNLQRLDGPVRGNGNIVQELEGLFRGAGWNVIKVLWGRDWDELFANDHDGLLTRRAGQIVDGEFQKYSVAGGAYIRENFYGVDERLLAMVADRSDDELVRMNLGGHDARKVYAAFNAAVRHQGAPTVVLARTIKGYGLGEAGEGRNVTHQQKQLNEDELLTFRDRFKIPISDEDVGRAPLYRPGPESREVRYLTVRREELGGFMPMRSAEKSQISTPPADVFAEFEAGSERPATTTMAFVRMLSKLLRDPALGPRVVPIVPDEARTFGMEALFRQVGIYSAVGQLYEPVDSASLLYYKEATDGQILEEGIAEAGAMSSFIAAGTSHATYGVATLPFFIYYSMFGFQRVGDLVWAAADARTRGFLLGATAGRTTLAGEGLQHQDGHSHLLFSVVPTCLAYDPAFAYEISVIIREGIRRMHEQDEDVFYYLTLGNEAYPHPSLPTDAGVREGILKGMYRLRAADAAPGQPRATLLGSGAILNEVLEAQEMLAARYGVAADVWSVTSYTQLRREALDADRWNMLHPDRTPRTSYVATCLADAPEVVVAATDYMKTLPDLIAKWVPGRLVALGTDGFGRSDTRAALRDFFEVDARFVTLATLHALAQESRIDAELVSEAIEDLNIDAEKPNPRLS
- the lipA gene encoding lipoyl synthase, encoding MATKVRPRYPKPAWLKVRAPTGDRFTGLKRLMRTQSLHTVCEEARCPNIGECWNDGHATFMILGDTCTRACGFCAVTSGRPGALDPLEPLRLAAAVERMGLDYCVITSVNRDDVPDGGASVFADCIRAVRRVRPSCQVEVLIPDFMGDWDALATVMEARPVVLNHNTETVPRLYGRVRPKARYERTLELIRRAADLAPDVATKSGVMVGLGETRDELRATLADLVANRCELLTVGQYLQPTRKHLPVERFYHPDEFVDIAEEARALGFVHVESGPLVRSSYHAGRQALAASMNRARLG
- the lipB gene encoding lipoyl(octanoyl) transferase LipB; translated protein: MVTASVDVHRAGRVAYRDAWAWQQTRADDVRAGTAAEALALLEHPPVYTCGRRSDPANLLASPERLAAQGIEVVDVERGGDVTYHGPGQLVAYPILDLRRRGIYPISFVRGLEQTLVTTLAALGVPAAPRKKLPGVWVGNDKIAALGVHVRGGVSMHGISLNLAPDLSAFEAIVPCGIHDAGITSVERYCGAAPDHEAAKEAFITAFAQTFDVVVRDADSEMALANGH
- a CDS encoding CUAEP/CCAEP-tail radical SAM protein, producing MRVLIVSTYELGHQPVHAASPAAALQAAGHEVRALDLAVEMWDPDALDAVDALAFSVPMHTAMRIAVSAAQAARRTHPDVPVCFYGLYGEMAPALDPSHPMDRALAGEYEPELVAWVDALSSANGQATLSTDIIQLTKHGFHAPARELLPPIDRYARLAVDGEERLAGYVEASHGCVHKCRHCPVPVVYDGRIRIVGADTVLDDIGRLVDAGARHITFGDPDFLNGWRHSRKVVRAMHQRFPDLTFDCTTKVEHILEHAHVWPEFADAGCLFVISAFESLNDTILGRLDKGHVAAEAGQAIALLRRHGIETRPSWLPFTPWTSFADVLDILDFVARHDLVGNVDPVQYSIRLLLPKGSLLLDLPDMQRYLGPYDEAQLSYAWRAADPAVDALQAEIGALVAALADADTEIASSYAAVRALALDAAGAAAEGRAHGIPIDAERAAARPRLTEAWFCCAEPTELQFAQLAGI